The stretch of DNA TTGCTCTTGTAGTTGAGTTGGTCAGATAGGAAAGCGCCGAAGGGATAATCTGATGGGGAACCGAAGCCTTCCGCGATGATCTTGCGAGCGTAGCCGCGATGTGCCGGGAAGACGCGGGCTACTACCTTTGCCACCTCAAAGCGGCCTGATGTCTCACCGTCGGAGCCGGAGAATTGAATGGCCGGACCCGTAAAGCCTTTCCATTTTTTGTGTTCTAAGAGCTTGGGGCCGTCTAGTACCTCAGGAGCGACATAGAGAGTCCAGCCGTCGGACCCGATGGTAGCGAAGCAGTTCCAGCCCCGTGGGCCCAGGGTACCGAAATGGCCGGCATCACCGCTGTACTCGTACCAAGCTAGTTGGGCAGCTACCGCAGGCGGAAGGTTGACCGGCTTCGGTGAGCCTGTTTTTGCGAGGTAGGGGCCGGTTTGGCCGTCGCCGGAACATCCGATGTACGGCACGGAGGTTTGAGCGTGTGCCAAACACGTCGCCGCCGCAAAGAGCAGACAAGACAGCGGCAGGATTACCTTGCTACGCATTGGCGAATTATAGTTCCCAAGAAGTCGTGTTTTCGGAAGTCTCGCCCCCGAAGTTGCCGACAACACCGTTTATGGAGAAGTAGACTTATCCCAAGAGGTCGGGATGTCACACAAGTACACGGTGGAGTTCAGAATCTACGGCAAGAGTCTCGACCCGGCTGCTGTCACCGCCGATCTTGGCTTAGAGCCCTGCCGGACAGTGAACCCCGGAACCAGGAGGGCCGACGGGAGGCTGTTGGAGGGTCTCTGGGCCTTCGACGGCGATCCATCGGAGGCATTCAGCGGCTCACTTGAGGAAGCTCTTAGGTTCGTTCTCGACTTGCTACATCCCCTAAAAGAGCGGATTCTCGCGTACCGGACTAGCGCACATCTTGTTTGGTGGTGTGGACACTTCCAGTCCAGCTTCGATGGTGGATACACTCTGTCGGCGGCTGTCCTGGGCCAGCTCTCCGACTTTGGAGTTGAGTTCACAGTCGACAACTACTTTAGCGAATCCGAAGCGACGGCAGAGTAGTTCGAGTCCGAGAAGATCACGCCTTCCGCAAAGTCGTTGTTTTCGCTAAGTTCAGGCTCTCGGGTCAAAGATCGACAATTCGACCCAGCTGGCGGTTCAAAGTTGGTAACAACGCCGCTTCAAGGACGTTGAAGAAATGTAACAGAGGCTCGAAGCAGTGGAAAACTGCAAGTTTGTGAGCTATCTCAGGGTCTCAACGGTACGGCAGGGAACTAGCGGC from Granulicella tundricola MP5ACTX9 encodes:
- a CDS encoding DUF4279 domain-containing protein encodes the protein MSHKYTVEFRIYGKSLDPAAVTADLGLEPCRTVNPGTRRADGRLLEGLWAFDGDPSEAFSGSLEEALRFVLDLLHPLKERILAYRTSAHLVWWCGHFQSSFDGGYTLSAAVLGQLSDFGVEFTVDNYFSESEATAE